A genomic segment from Aliidongia dinghuensis encodes:
- a CDS encoding DUF4153 domain-containing protein: protein MPAADYLLFRRYPVLALVLFVLIVALAALIAAGPRALHVRTAAGAGILAASLCPLIDGIGPLPVLFALAGLTLFALLAAGWFETRAGRALADLLWFGATGFFRLFRDLAVAVKACRGPGTRRRFGAWLLSWLLPAALGSIFLGLFSNANPLIEQWLRLLDPTALLRAIDGWRAFFWLGMGVLTWPFVRPRLRRRIGGAPPVTVTVEPILPEAWRRAIFGPMAILRSLVLFNGLFAIESGLDVVYLWHGTALPSDLSYAAYAHRGAYPLVVTALLAGGFLIAATRDGSAAARSRPIRLLIHLWTAQNLLLVASSILRLDLYVAAYSLTFLRFAAFIWMLLTATGLVLILVRMTLDRSNAWLVASNFAALTAVLYASSFIDFPGVIADYNVRHSREMTRSGVSLDLDYLQRLGPRTLPALDGYIRQLPASAAAGACAVRNSLAASYAVEPTGWRSWSLNRWRLDRYLADAATGGAGRTCAQIP from the coding sequence ATGCCGGCCGCCGATTATCTCCTGTTCCGCCGGTATCCGGTCCTGGCGCTGGTACTGTTCGTGCTGATCGTGGCGCTTGCGGCCCTCATCGCCGCCGGCCCGCGCGCGCTCCACGTCCGCACCGCCGCCGGCGCCGGCATCCTGGCCGCGAGCCTCTGCCCGCTCATCGACGGCATCGGGCCGCTGCCGGTCCTGTTCGCCCTCGCGGGGCTGACACTCTTTGCCCTGTTGGCCGCCGGCTGGTTCGAGACGCGGGCCGGCCGCGCGCTCGCCGATCTCTTGTGGTTCGGCGCGACCGGCTTCTTCCGGCTGTTCCGCGATCTTGCCGTCGCGGTCAAAGCCTGTCGCGGCCCGGGGACCCGGCGACGGTTCGGCGCCTGGCTTCTGTCATGGCTGCTGCCGGCGGCGCTGGGCAGCATCTTCCTCGGGCTCTTCTCCAATGCCAATCCGCTGATCGAGCAATGGCTCCGCCTGCTCGATCCGACAGCGCTGCTGAGGGCGATCGACGGGTGGCGGGCGTTCTTCTGGCTCGGCATGGGCGTCCTCACCTGGCCGTTCGTCCGGCCGAGACTCCGGCGCCGGATCGGTGGCGCACCGCCGGTGACCGTCACGGTCGAGCCGATCCTGCCCGAGGCGTGGCGCAGGGCAATCTTCGGGCCGATGGCGATCCTCCGCTCGCTCGTGCTGTTCAACGGCCTGTTCGCGATCGAGAGCGGGCTCGATGTCGTCTATCTCTGGCACGGCACCGCCCTGCCGAGCGATCTCAGCTACGCCGCCTATGCCCATCGCGGCGCCTATCCGCTCGTCGTGACGGCGCTCCTGGCCGGCGGCTTCCTGATCGCGGCGACGCGCGACGGCAGCGCCGCCGCGCGCTCGCGGCCGATCCGCCTGCTCATCCATCTCTGGACGGCACAGAACCTGCTGCTCGTCGCCTCCTCGATCCTGCGCCTCGACCTCTATGTCGCGGCCTATTCGCTGACCTTCCTGCGCTTCGCCGCCTTCATCTGGATGCTGCTGACAGCCACCGGCCTTGTGCTGATCCTCGTCCGCATGACGCTCGACCGGTCGAACGCCTGGCTCGTCGCCAGCAACTTCGCGGCCTTGACGGCGGTGCTCTATGCCTCGAGCTTCATCGATTTCCCGGGTGTGATCGCCGACTACAACGTGCGGCACAGCCGGGAGATGACCAGGAGCGGCGTCTCGCTGGACCTGGACTACCTGCAGCGGCTCGGCCCCCGCACGCTACCGGCGCTCGACGGCTATATCCGGCAGCTGCCGGCAAGCGCTGCGGCCGGAGCCTGCGCGGTACGGAACAGCCTCGCCGCCTCATACGCCGTGGAACCGACGGGCTGGCGCAGCTGGAGCTTGAATCGCTGGCGTCTCGACCGCTATCTGGCGGATGCTGCGACCGGCGGAGCGGGTCGTACCTGCGCCCAAATCCCCTGA
- a CDS encoding response regulator transcription factor produces the protein MPHRILVVDDEPHIREVICFALDGAGMTTETARDGAEALKRFSEMPPDLIVLDIGMPETDGLEVCRQVRKVSDVPILFLSARDEEIDRVLGLEIGGDDYVTKPFSPRELVARVNVILRRSAPRRLVPEMQAAEVVRRGLRIDAARHVAAFEASELPLTATEFEIVRALASRPEMVFSREQIMALAYPTNIHVSDRTIDSHIRNIRAKFAAAGCESAIDTVHGVGFRIGRCEPPKSGMLG, from the coding sequence GTGCCGCACCGCATCCTGGTCGTCGACGACGAGCCGCATATCCGGGAGGTCATCTGCTTCGCGCTCGACGGCGCCGGCATGACGACCGAGACGGCGCGCGACGGAGCCGAGGCGCTGAAGCGCTTCAGCGAGATGCCGCCGGACCTGATCGTGCTCGACATCGGCATGCCGGAGACAGACGGGCTCGAGGTCTGCCGCCAGGTGCGCAAGGTCTCGGACGTGCCGATCCTGTTCCTTTCGGCGCGCGACGAAGAGATCGACCGCGTGCTGGGCCTCGAGATCGGCGGCGATGATTATGTGACGAAGCCGTTCAGCCCGCGCGAGCTGGTGGCGCGCGTCAACGTCATCCTCAGGCGCTCGGCACCGCGTCGCCTGGTCCCCGAGATGCAAGCGGCCGAGGTTGTCCGCCGGGGCCTGCGCATCGACGCCGCCCGGCATGTCGCCGCGTTCGAGGCGAGCGAACTGCCGCTCACCGCGACCGAGTTCGAGATCGTGCGCGCGCTCGCCTCGCGGCCGGAGATGGTGTTCAGCCGGGAGCAGATCATGGCGCTGGCATATCCGACGAACATCCATGTCTCGGACCGCACCATCGACAGCCATATCCGCAATATCCGCGCGAAATTCGCCGCCGCCGGCTGCGAGAGCGCGATCGATACCGTCCATGGCGTGGGCTTCCGCATCGGCCGCTGCGAGCCGCCCAAATCCGGGATGCTGGGATGA
- a CDS encoding sensor histidine kinase, which translates to MKPKWRPSLGLVVFAVFSAVMAMPLVGLFLFRLYDNQLIRQTEQELIAQGATLSALFAAEVEAKIAAESGRTPLALGAPEPPPDATADPAGRYHPVPATLDLARDDRLPPRPDAVAATTAPDPRLAEIGQHLAALAAETQKTTLTGFRILDPQGVVIGGREEMGRSLAGVDEVAAALAGRYKSVLRQRIPNGPEPALSSISRGAHVRVFAAMPVFVDDRVAGVVYLSRTPSNILESLYAERRSVLVAALTILLVTMAIGYVFLRILTRPIHELIRRTAEIQSGDRSALRPLVHHGTREIALLSQSFLDMAESLFDRSDYIATFTAHVSHELKSPLTSIQGAAELLYDNAERMTEAERRKFLRNIMGDAQRLATLVRRLRELAKADNPELGGTTNIGAVIARLREVRIPLAIATTGDATAAIGISEENAAIVLSHLADNAAQHGATGLHVHVEPAADRVRITVSDDGTGISEGNRARIFDAHFTTRRENGGTGMGLSIVCSMLRAHRGGIRLVPSRAGSAFEILLPKA; encoded by the coding sequence ATGAAACCCAAGTGGCGGCCGTCGCTGGGCCTCGTCGTCTTCGCCGTTTTCTCGGCGGTCATGGCGATGCCGCTCGTCGGGCTGTTCCTGTTCCGGCTCTACGACAACCAGCTGATCCGCCAGACGGAGCAGGAGCTGATCGCCCAGGGCGCCACGCTTTCGGCGCTGTTCGCGGCCGAGGTTGAGGCGAAGATCGCGGCCGAGAGCGGGCGGACGCCGCTCGCGCTCGGCGCCCCGGAACCGCCGCCGGACGCCACCGCCGATCCGGCCGGGCGCTATCACCCCGTGCCGGCCACGCTCGACCTCGCCCGTGACGATCGGCTGCCGCCTCGGCCGGATGCGGTGGCCGCGACTACGGCGCCGGACCCCCGGCTGGCCGAGATCGGCCAGCACCTGGCAGCGCTCGCCGCGGAGACGCAGAAGACGACGCTCACCGGTTTCCGCATCCTCGATCCGCAAGGCGTCGTCATCGGCGGGCGCGAGGAGATGGGCCGGTCGCTGGCCGGGGTCGACGAGGTCGCGGCGGCGCTGGCCGGCCGCTACAAGAGCGTGCTCCGGCAGCGCATCCCGAACGGACCGGAGCCGGCCTTGTCGTCGATCAGCCGCGGCGCGCATGTCCGGGTGTTCGCCGCAATGCCCGTATTCGTCGACGACCGGGTCGCGGGCGTCGTCTATCTCTCGCGCACGCCCAGCAACATCCTCGAGAGCCTCTATGCCGAGCGGCGGAGCGTGCTGGTCGCCGCCCTCACCATCCTGCTCGTCACCATGGCGATCGGCTATGTGTTCCTCCGCATCCTGACGCGGCCGATCCACGAGCTCATCCGCCGCACCGCCGAGATCCAGAGCGGCGACCGCAGCGCCCTCCGGCCGCTCGTCCACCATGGCACGCGCGAGATCGCGCTCCTGTCGCAGAGCTTCCTCGACATGGCAGAGAGCCTGTTCGACCGGTCGGACTATATCGCGACCTTCACCGCCCATGTCTCCCATGAGCTGAAGTCGCCGCTGACCTCGATCCAGGGGGCGGCCGAGCTGCTTTACGACAATGCCGAGCGCATGACCGAGGCCGAGCGGCGCAAGTTCCTCCGCAACATCATGGGCGATGCCCAGCGGCTCGCGACCCTGGTCCGCCGCCTGCGCGAACTCGCGAAGGCGGACAATCCCGAGCTCGGCGGCACGACCAATATCGGCGCCGTGATCGCACGGCTGCGCGAGGTGCGGATACCGCTCGCGATCGCGACCACGGGGGACGCAACGGCCGCGATCGGCATCTCCGAGGAGAATGCGGCCATCGTGCTGTCCCATCTCGCCGACAATGCGGCCCAGCATGGCGCCACCGGCTTGCATGTCCATGTCGAGCCGGCGGCGGACCGCGTGCGCATCACGGTGTCCGACGACGGCACCGGTATTTCGGAGGGCAACCGCGCACGCATCTTCGATGCCCATTTCACCACGCGCCGGGAAAACGGCGGCACCGGCATGGGGCTCAGCATCGTGT